The DNA segment CCTTTTGGATGACTTTCAGGTACTCCGGGGATGGTTTTTCCGCCTTGCTCTGTTGTTTCAACGTATATGTAAAAGCCTCAACAGCTTCACCGGTGTCTTTAAAAACAATTACTTTGATCCTGTCATTAATTGCCGGAAAGCCTTTCTCTCGATCCAGCTTTGCCAGATCGCTCTCGTCAATTTCGTACACCCCTCCCAGTACCTTCTCACGACCAGCGCGTTTTATATTAGCGATAGCACCGCGCCACTCCCTGGACCAACCAGTAAATATCAACTGGAAATTGGGTAAGCTGGCACTAAACCGCGGCTTGGCGGTTGGGCAACATACAGTCATAAGCCGGCGGTCCAAGTGCGTATCATATGCAAAATAAAGCAAGCAGTTAGTTCCCAAATTTCCCCGTTTAAATAGCTGCCAGAACCATGATTATCCCGACGACCAGCAGATAGCCGCCGATTAAGTAAGCTATAAGCCGCGGCTAGATAATAATCACGAGTCCAACAACAATACTTATTATGCCCGATATCAATCCCGCATTATCAGCCAGAAAACCCATTCCAGCCTCCTTATCTAGGATATTTCTTTAGTAACAAAGGCAATAGTTTCAGGTTTTCTATCTGATTTTTCCCAGTAACTCTTAAATTCCTGTACCTGGGGAGTATCGACATTGATAATAGATTGAATTGTACTATAAGCTATCGACTGGTATAGCAATTCTACATTTACAGTAAAAGGGCCACTTGATGAAGATGTGTCCACCTGATAGCCTACAGAATCAGACCCACCGGTAAAATTACTATCAGTCAAGGCATCACCCCAAACCGCGTACATTTCTCCGGCAGTTTGCTTATCAAAACCGGATGGCAAGAGACGATTGTCCTTGGCGTATCCCGAAGCCTCCAGCAATTTGTGAGTCACTCCACCATCAACGTTATGCAAAATGGCTTCGTATATTTGCACCTGATCGGCAGAGGTAATAACATCGTAATGCGGTTCATATGTATAGATATCGGCATCGGCATTATTGCCGCTGATAGTACCATCATTATTGGGTTTACCGGATTCAAAAATTACTTTACCATTTTTATCCAGCACCTGCACATGCAACCATACCCTTCGGGATGGAAATCCTGTAGGCAGCTTATGCCCGGTATGATCTTCAACTTTGACAGTGAATAGCAGGTTATTTCCGCTCATTTCTGATTCCAGAATTGAAACCGAAGCTGTATCCTGGCCAAGCTGATTAATGGCACGTTCTATTGTAGCGTTGAATTGAGCTGAAGAAGAAGTAACCGCCAAAGCATCAGGATTGTCACGAAGAATTTTAATCATATGGGTATTGCCGCCAACGAAATAATGCTGGCTGAACGGTCCTTTGGCATCGATATGAGGAGGGATGTTGGATGTTTTAACCTTACCATCAGCATAAGGCATGTGGCATGTCTGGCAATTTTTTTCACCAGGATAACTGGAGTGCAGCCATTCGAGGTATGGTACCTGTTCCGGAAAAGTACCTTGCACTTCGCCATTGCCATCAATATATGGAGTAATTACCGTATGACAGGTAGCACAGAGCCCGGATTCACTCAAATGTTGGCCTTCTACCGGCTTGAACCCAGAACTCGCCATCATCATTTGCTGATCAGGATCTTCAAACTGGGAAAATATCAGCCGGTTGGGTGAAACCGTCGTAGTATCGACAATATAACCGCCGGCAAAGGTATCCGCCTGCCCAAGACCTTCAGCTTGAATTTGGTGGCAAAGGGTACAGGATACACCATCGATACCTGCGTTATGCAAATCATTTGAAGTATTCAAAAATCCATCCCCAAACAACAGCGAAGTCAATCCGTCTTTCGTTGCCTGGGTACGCGCCATCGGAGTATGGCAGGTACCGCATACATCTTCAATTACGCCCTGGAGATGGGGAGCATTTTTAATTTCAGCACTAACCTTAGCGAGAAAATA comes from the Dehalococcoidales bacterium genome and includes:
- a CDS encoding gamma-glutamylcyclotransferase, with the translated sequence MGTNCLLYFAYDTHLDRRLMTVCCPTAKPRFSASLPNFQLIFTGWSREWRGAIANIKRAGREKVLGGVYEIDESDLAKLDREKGFPAINDRIKVIVFKDTGEAVEAFTYTLKQQSKAEKPSPEYLKVIQKGYIDWGLL